A genomic segment from Lignipirellula cremea encodes:
- a CDS encoding neutral/alkaline non-lysosomal ceramidase N-terminal domain-containing protein gives MKYVQFGLVVLWALAFSGRDVRAAEPAARVFRAGAAAADITPPLGEAVVGGFAPFPSVEVHDPLHARCLVLDNGETKIAWVICDNLGIIAEVFDDARQLIAKETDLPPENILMAATHTHSGTRAQSAKYRPLLVRGIADAVRQATENLAPAKIGWGGIDEPSEVHNRRWFVSDPELRRNPFGGIDQVRMNPPLASDVLIKPAGPIDPEISFLSVRTADGKPLALLANYSLHYVGGVEKGEISADYFGVFSEKIGGLLHAEATKPAFVGMISNGTSGDINNNNFRQGNKRHGRYEKMALVADLVARRVAEAEAKIDYHDWVPLGSIRQEITLARRKPDQAMQDYFARRLALPADAEPFHRYERNYAARVQQLLEGPDSVTVPLQAVRVGDLAITAIPFEVFVEIGLELKKKSPFGDNFTIELANDYHGYLPTSAQHKLGGYETWMGTNRVQLDAAERITAQLLEMLAELKATSDK, from the coding sequence ATGAAGTACGTTCAATTCGGACTCGTGGTCTTGTGGGCCCTGGCGTTTTCAGGACGCGATGTACGGGCGGCGGAACCGGCCGCGCGGGTGTTCCGGGCGGGCGCCGCGGCGGCTGATATTACGCCGCCGCTGGGGGAAGCGGTGGTGGGCGGTTTTGCTCCGTTCCCTTCGGTTGAGGTGCATGATCCGCTGCACGCCCGTTGCCTGGTGCTCGACAACGGCGAAACAAAGATCGCCTGGGTGATCTGCGACAACCTGGGAATCATTGCCGAAGTCTTCGACGACGCCCGCCAGCTGATTGCGAAAGAGACCGACCTGCCGCCGGAAAACATCCTGATGGCGGCCACCCACACGCACTCCGGCACGCGGGCCCAGTCGGCCAAGTATCGCCCGCTGCTGGTGCGGGGGATTGCCGACGCGGTGCGGCAAGCGACGGAAAACCTGGCGCCGGCCAAGATCGGCTGGGGCGGGATCGATGAGCCTTCCGAGGTGCATAACCGCCGCTGGTTTGTGAGCGATCCCGAGCTGCGACGGAACCCGTTTGGCGGCATCGATCAGGTCCGCATGAACCCGCCGCTGGCCAGCGATGTGCTCATCAAACCGGCCGGTCCCATCGACCCGGAGATCTCTTTTCTGAGCGTCCGTACGGCAGACGGCAAGCCGCTGGCGCTGCTGGCCAACTACTCGCTGCATTATGTGGGAGGCGTCGAGAAAGGGGAAATCTCGGCCGACTACTTCGGCGTTTTCTCCGAGAAAATCGGCGGCCTGCTGCATGCGGAAGCGACGAAGCCGGCCTTTGTCGGCATGATCAGCAACGGAACCAGCGGCGACATCAATAACAACAACTTTCGCCAGGGGAACAAACGGCACGGGCGTTATGAAAAGATGGCGCTCGTCGCCGACCTGGTCGCCCGGCGCGTGGCCGAGGCGGAAGCGAAGATCGACTATCACGACTGGGTTCCGCTGGGATCGATCCGGCAGGAGATCACGCTGGCCCGTCGCAAGCCGGACCAGGCGATGCAGGACTATTTTGCCAGGCGTCTGGCGTTGCCGGCCGACGCCGAGCCGTTCCATCGTTACGAGCGGAACTATGCCGCCCGGGTGCAGCAGTTGCTGGAAGGACCCGACAGCGTGACGGTTCCGCTGCAGGCGGTCCGCGTGGGCGACCTGGCGATCACGGCGATTCCGTTTGAGGTGTTTGTCGAGATCGGTCTGGAGCTGAAGAAGAAATCGCCCTTTGGCGATAACTTCACCATCGAACTGGCGAACGACTACCACGGCTACTTGCCGACCTCGGCCCAGCACAAACTGGGCGGCTATGAAACCTGGATGGGCACCAACCGGGTGCAGCTGGACGCGGCCGAGCGGATCACCGCACAGCTGCTGGAAATGCTGGCCGAGTTGAAAGCGACCAGCGACAAATGA
- a CDS encoding DJ-1/PfpI family protein, whose amino-acid sequence MAQKRILMLVGDYVEDYEAMVPYQMLLMVGHQVDTVCPGKQAGDTVATAIHDFEGDQTYSEKRGHNFGLTATFGEIKADDYDALVIPGGRSPEYLRLNPQVLDLVRHFDQAKKPIAAVCHGAQILSAAGVLKGRSCSAYPAVQPEIEACGGQYVAASDKFDNAHVDGHLVTAPAWPAHPAWIRLFLETLGTPVGV is encoded by the coding sequence ATGGCTCAAAAACGCATTCTCATGCTGGTAGGCGACTATGTCGAAGACTACGAAGCAATGGTCCCTTACCAGATGCTGCTGATGGTCGGACACCAGGTCGACACCGTCTGCCCTGGCAAGCAGGCAGGCGATACCGTGGCGACCGCCATCCATGATTTTGAAGGCGACCAGACCTACAGCGAGAAACGCGGCCATAACTTTGGCCTGACCGCGACCTTTGGCGAGATCAAGGCGGACGACTACGACGCCCTGGTGATCCCCGGCGGCCGGTCGCCCGAGTACCTGCGATTGAATCCGCAAGTACTCGACCTGGTGCGACACTTTGACCAGGCGAAGAAACCGATCGCCGCCGTTTGCCATGGCGCCCAGATACTATCGGCCGCAGGCGTGCTGAAAGGCAGGTCGTGCAGCGCTTACCCGGCCGTGCAGCCCGAGATTGAAGCATGCGGCGGCCAGTACGTGGCGGCCAGCGACAAGTTCGACAACGCCCATGTCGATGGGCATCTGGTCACGGCCCCCGCCTGGCCGGCCCACCCGGCCTGGATTCGCCTGTTCCTGGAAACGCTCGGCACGCCGGTGGGGGTGTAG
- a CDS encoding circularly permuted type 2 ATP-grasp protein encodes MNDYTIDLEATREFHRELAEALPAQRRLYRASLEAANNAMREQRIVVTKNKQVEVALSAVLLSEESNRRVGAFTERLHGVVEQVLDTVVETPGLMAEVFTDHARLFSLLAGTRGCATRQVVSRYDLALEPAGRLRVMELNTSCPGGYMVAEAVSIVTLRGLERLGAGLQIEERHIGCVLQEDVVDAILAVEDAAGIEEGAIGVLTDENELTFELDLLAAAFRRRLRDVYLGDARKLEYRDGRLYGDGRYLSAVYNKFRISTPHSQNHCWREGFEHRYDALLQAQRDQNVVFINNLYGMAIAEDKSLLALFHHPAIRAALSEDDLAFVDEHTPWTARFVPGLADYRGEQIDLIEYVRQRREQFVVKPANEGRGFGVVVGRFATEQQWAEACQFDPACPCIVQEFVHTQELPVICQREGRVTAESMFLTLGAAVVRGRFQGIISRISANPVTNVAREGFLQAVFVGDELRSEKPGPMRRTRVAPTRPSLSRQAIRLDNTLRLQKRLAAMLPSHSGMLQVALTRANQFLARAARRAQEETSPGEPPEQGISAQSAALSALVLSRGDVRYLKRSAETLHESVERLLDHVLADTQLRDRWFSSYAELFPYFAKTRGGNHWQSISRYDAVVTAAGGLRFIDLNAGAPAALLIGEAIAQETRRGFQQLSRAGGLQALNIGSSGPFDLVDALLAIEARSGLPPQGVAVVHHAGLAPEAEILATALEARGRNAVLCGAGDLVQENGQLTALGQPVSLAYSHSRMIDAAHGDTVRLVAGCRPFLEAQRTGQVVAVNNLAAHTLASDKSLLAMFFAPESVGYLAPAEAAFVAEHVAWTAILAEGPAQRQGERFDLLPYVRARRGELVLKPARAHSPSSVIVGPRCDQAGWEEAIERVLRSPVRHVVQEYATPFSLPIICERDNDAVSEEGRLTLGLTVLDGRYNGVISNVYAARDGGLFGQAVFVVGQAN; translated from the coding sequence ATGAACGACTACACGATCGATCTGGAGGCGACGCGGGAGTTCCACCGGGAACTGGCCGAAGCGTTGCCGGCGCAGCGGCGGTTGTATCGCGCCTCGCTGGAAGCAGCCAATAACGCGATGCGCGAACAGCGGATCGTGGTGACGAAAAACAAACAGGTGGAAGTGGCTTTGTCGGCGGTGCTGCTCAGCGAAGAATCGAACCGCCGGGTGGGCGCCTTTACCGAACGGCTGCATGGCGTGGTTGAACAGGTGCTGGATACGGTCGTGGAAACGCCCGGCCTCATGGCGGAGGTGTTCACCGACCATGCCCGGCTGTTTTCCCTGCTGGCCGGCACCCGCGGCTGTGCGACCCGCCAGGTGGTGTCGCGGTACGATCTGGCGCTGGAGCCTGCGGGCCGTCTCCGTGTGATGGAACTGAATACTTCCTGCCCGGGCGGCTACATGGTCGCCGAGGCTGTTTCCATCGTGACGCTCCGCGGGCTGGAGCGACTGGGGGCCGGCCTGCAGATTGAAGAACGCCATATTGGCTGCGTGCTGCAGGAAGATGTTGTTGACGCCATTCTGGCCGTGGAAGACGCCGCCGGCATCGAAGAAGGGGCGATCGGCGTCCTCACCGACGAGAACGAACTGACCTTTGAGCTCGACCTGCTGGCGGCCGCCTTTCGGCGCCGCCTGCGCGATGTGTACCTGGGCGACGCCCGCAAGCTGGAGTACCGCGATGGCCGGCTTTACGGCGATGGTCGTTATCTGTCGGCCGTTTACAACAAGTTCCGCATCAGCACGCCCCACAGCCAGAACCATTGCTGGCGCGAAGGTTTTGAACATCGCTACGACGCCCTCCTGCAGGCGCAGCGCGACCAGAACGTGGTGTTCATCAACAACCTGTATGGCATGGCGATTGCCGAAGATAAATCGCTGCTGGCCCTGTTTCATCACCCGGCGATCCGGGCGGCGCTGTCGGAGGACGACCTGGCGTTTGTCGACGAGCATACGCCCTGGACGGCCCGTTTTGTCCCCGGGCTGGCCGACTACCGGGGCGAGCAGATCGATCTGATCGAATACGTCCGCCAGCGGCGGGAACAATTCGTCGTCAAGCCCGCCAACGAGGGACGCGGCTTTGGCGTGGTCGTCGGCCGGTTCGCCACCGAGCAGCAATGGGCCGAAGCCTGCCAGTTCGACCCGGCCTGCCCGTGCATTGTGCAGGAGTTCGTCCATACGCAAGAGCTGCCCGTGATCTGCCAGCGCGAGGGTCGCGTCACGGCGGAGAGCATGTTTCTTACGCTGGGCGCCGCGGTGGTGCGCGGCCGCTTCCAGGGGATCATCTCGCGCATTTCGGCCAATCCCGTTACCAATGTCGCCCGCGAAGGCTTCCTGCAGGCGGTGTTTGTCGGCGACGAATTGCGTTCTGAGAAACCCGGGCCGATGCGGCGGACCCGTGTGGCTCCGACCCGCCCTTCGTTGTCGCGGCAAGCGATTCGGCTGGACAACACGCTGCGCCTGCAGAAGCGTCTGGCCGCCATGCTGCCTTCGCACTCCGGCATGCTGCAGGTCGCGTTGACGCGGGCCAATCAGTTTCTGGCCCGGGCCGCCAGACGGGCGCAGGAGGAAACGTCGCCGGGAGAGCCGCCGGAACAGGGGATCTCCGCGCAGTCGGCCGCCCTGTCGGCGCTGGTGCTGTCGCGGGGCGATGTGCGTTACCTGAAGCGATCCGCGGAAACGCTGCATGAGTCGGTCGAGCGACTGCTGGATCATGTGCTGGCGGACACGCAACTTCGCGATCGCTGGTTCTCGTCGTACGCCGAACTGTTCCCGTACTTTGCCAAGACCCGCGGCGGCAATCACTGGCAATCGATCAGCCGTTACGACGCCGTGGTGACGGCCGCGGGCGGGCTGCGCTTTATCGATCTCAACGCGGGCGCCCCGGCGGCGCTGCTGATTGGCGAAGCGATCGCCCAGGAAACGCGCCGCGGCTTCCAGCAGTTATCGCGGGCAGGCGGCCTGCAGGCGTTGAATATCGGCTCGTCGGGACCGTTTGATCTGGTCGATGCGCTGCTGGCGATTGAGGCCCGGTCAGGGCTGCCGCCGCAAGGCGTGGCGGTGGTGCACCATGCAGGGCTCGCTCCGGAAGCGGAGATTCTGGCGACCGCCCTGGAGGCTCGCGGACGCAACGCCGTGCTGTGCGGTGCGGGCGACCTGGTGCAGGAGAACGGCCAGCTGACAGCCCTGGGCCAACCGGTCTCTCTGGCGTACAGCCACAGCCGCATGATCGACGCGGCGCATGGCGACACCGTTCGCCTGGTGGCTGGTTGTCGTCCCTTTCTGGAAGCGCAGCGGACCGGTCAGGTGGTGGCTGTGAATAACCTGGCGGCGCATACGCTGGCTTCGGACAAATCCCTGCTGGCGATGTTCTTTGCGCCGGAATCGGTCGGCTATCTGGCTCCTGCTGAAGCGGCGTTTGTGGCCGAGCATGTCGCCTGGACCGCGATCCTGGCGGAAGGACCGGCGCAGCGGCAGGGGGAACGCTTCGACCTGCTGCCGTATGTGCGGGCCCGTCGCGGGGAACTGGTGCTGAAACCGGCCCGCGCCCATTCGCCCTCGTCGGTGATCGTGGGGCCTCGCTGCGACCAGGCCGGCTGGGAAGAAGCAATCGAACGGGTGTTGCGCTCGCCGGTCCGGCATGTGGTGCAAGAGTATGCGACGCCGTTTTCGCTGCCCATCATTTGCGAACGAGACAACGATGCGGTGAGCGAAGAAGGCCGCTTGACGCTTGGCCTGACCGTTCTCGACGGACGTTACAACGGCGTGATCTCCAACGTGTACGCCGCCCGCGACGGCGGCCTGTTCGGCCAGGCTGTCTTCGTGGTGGGACAGGCTAACTGA
- a CDS encoding sulfotransferase encodes MNPSSASDAARLFFVSGMPRAGSTLLVNLLAQNPQHHVTPTSGLIHLVLAVMERWTQVAEFQAQGLEQVKPQVEASLQGLLLGFHRQALSQGKCVFDKSRGWLDYVEPLEQVLQRRLKILVPIRDVRSVVASFEKMYRRRGIAWRYPQGQKYALSTSAEQRARTVLDPDQVVGRSIVRLRDALSRVGDRLLLVPYGRFTEFPQAAMQALHQTLELPPYEYDPLHVAQQTHEDDNFVGQDLHRIRERIEPQAAEPWTGLLSPDLAAEIAEEYADINALAAGPVASGG; translated from the coding sequence ATGAATCCATCTTCCGCCAGCGACGCCGCTCGATTGTTTTTTGTTTCCGGGATGCCGCGCGCCGGCTCCACGCTGCTGGTGAATCTGCTGGCGCAGAACCCTCAGCACCACGTGACGCCGACCAGCGGGTTGATCCACCTGGTCCTGGCCGTCATGGAACGCTGGACCCAGGTCGCCGAGTTCCAGGCCCAGGGGCTGGAGCAGGTCAAGCCGCAGGTCGAAGCCTCCCTGCAGGGGTTACTACTGGGGTTCCATCGCCAGGCCCTGTCGCAGGGGAAGTGTGTGTTTGACAAATCTCGCGGCTGGCTCGATTACGTCGAGCCGCTGGAACAGGTGCTCCAGCGGCGGCTGAAAATCCTTGTCCCCATCCGCGACGTGCGCAGCGTGGTCGCTTCGTTTGAAAAAATGTACCGCCGGCGCGGGATTGCCTGGCGGTATCCCCAGGGCCAGAAGTACGCATTGAGCACCTCGGCCGAGCAACGCGCCCGGACCGTTCTCGACCCGGACCAGGTGGTGGGACGTTCGATCGTCCGCCTGCGCGACGCCTTGTCCCGCGTTGGGGACCGTTTGCTGCTGGTGCCGTACGGCCGGTTCACGGAGTTCCCCCAGGCCGCCATGCAGGCGCTGCATCAGACCTTGGAGCTGCCGCCGTACGAATACGACCCGCTGCATGTGGCCCAGCAGACCCACGAAGACGATAACTTTGTCGGCCAGGATCTGCATCGTATTCGGGAACGGATTGAGCCCCAGGCGGCCGAACCCTGGACCGGTCTGTTGTCGCCGGATCTGGCGGCGGAGATCGCCGAAGAGTACGCCGATATCAACGCCCTGGCAGCAGGGCCCGTCGCTTCCGGTGGGTAA
- a CDS encoding protein kinase domain-containing protein, with amino-acid sequence MGEDVSSAPMKTFVFTDIVNSTGLKKEMPGFGFGEKNKNFVDQILKPHRDRLEETLAAQGGTLVNLIGDGCFLVFRHPFRAAMWAISVQESHEHEPIPTPSGVPVGVKIAIHWGDASRDPNDPSNFIGRSVDYAARLVDFGRTGQILISETVYAMLRADGSDYRFHNHGDRDLRGIGETPVYELLWKDREPRPLKGDPPTGPVRSTDGPTNLEINEGSDFAGYKLIKKIGQGGMGTVYLGKDTAMDRECVIKVINDRFLAPGHEELVERFFNEIKTVAGLRHSNIVQAYHASSRNEAVPYLVLEHISGAGLDVLISERGRIVVADACEIAAQTARALDYIHKKGMVHRDIKPSNLMIAHDDEVGAIVKVLDLGLALLVTDNNENRITSVRERAMGTAYYMPPEQWETTDVDIRADIYALGCTLYHMLSGRAPFENSQYSQRVAHEREPVPPLPEYAQCPAELWQVVQKMLAKKPDDRYRDPGELLAALAPYRRGSNLKALLAGGQQVNLVSKVSSSSPSKSTIAHDPSTILGSATFAGRRGLLIGAGVASLLCLVLFGAWMGGFFNGLLGGGTTRIPSDKVIDDPEWGDLAAGVLLTDPGATGDWWFEEYPWYAPPIRLYVMNKLTVEQFKAVNQRFEAADPEGAYRLLAKHAEDLSNDPSNDNLWYVYRRLKDTRNWQVSETSTAAEVAVKWRSLVDKMTFGKPSLDDVLADRKSLPPEEWHLLGLILAGYTPFAGEKVEAYERNTVTAFRNAEAGYTAAIQEQETVANKTSGYEAWRAENLGLQNRCLRAVCRADHGQVDFNRGKARYDEAVSNLELARNLNTADNAPPAGTKRFFVWMNANLAIMMISTEQHSPSEQTEALEKASSLNLQPQDPIAVFLKESYARYFFANDSFEKNAFENAASYSRDAADARLLQSFNSAGEVASAAALRFYLRDMQIYAMTEHFNGRSPTAADKVKELFEKYFSAISQSANLSPAERAELEAQRPNQRGRWADMQFFGMAEFPESQTTMGQAINDAKSTFDNSKSQYLAFMQFKMTLFLSLGGPTASQEPESWRQEMESQYNEALQAWRTWTEQLSSDDPGEVKQANEYLRLNRLFCMAATASVDPAQTDVLFPAIFKQEPPTRLQALFRIAEYYSQESNKDELKRDHRQMLLFICYYLQGCPAVVETQKTRLEGFITSLETNRLGKSIFDPTYLQNLKTSAQKAAERTGKED; translated from the coding sequence GTGGGGGAGGATGTATCTTCGGCGCCGATGAAAACGTTTGTTTTCACCGATATCGTCAATTCGACGGGGCTGAAGAAAGAAATGCCTGGCTTCGGATTTGGCGAGAAGAATAAAAACTTCGTCGATCAGATTCTGAAACCCCATCGTGACCGGCTGGAAGAAACCCTGGCCGCGCAGGGGGGCACTCTGGTCAATCTGATCGGGGACGGCTGCTTCCTGGTGTTTCGGCATCCTTTCCGGGCCGCGATGTGGGCTATTTCGGTTCAGGAAAGCCACGAGCACGAGCCGATCCCCACCCCCAGCGGCGTGCCGGTCGGCGTCAAAATCGCCATCCACTGGGGCGACGCCTCGCGTGATCCCAACGACCCCAGCAACTTCATTGGCCGCAGCGTCGACTATGCGGCTCGCCTGGTCGACTTTGGCCGAACCGGCCAGATTCTGATCTCGGAAACCGTGTACGCCATGCTGCGGGCGGACGGTTCCGACTATCGTTTCCATAACCATGGCGACCGCGATCTTCGCGGTATTGGCGAAACCCCCGTCTATGAATTGCTGTGGAAAGATCGTGAGCCGCGACCCCTCAAAGGTGATCCGCCCACGGGGCCCGTTCGCAGCACCGACGGCCCAACCAACCTGGAAATCAACGAAGGCAGCGACTTTGCCGGCTACAAGCTGATCAAAAAAATCGGCCAGGGCGGCATGGGCACCGTCTATCTGGGCAAAGACACCGCGATGGATCGGGAGTGCGTGATCAAAGTGATCAACGACCGCTTCCTGGCTCCCGGCCACGAAGAACTGGTCGAGCGGTTCTTTAACGAGATCAAAACGGTCGCCGGCCTGCGGCACTCGAACATCGTCCAGGCGTATCACGCTTCCAGCCGGAACGAGGCGGTTCCGTACCTGGTGCTGGAGCATATTTCCGGCGCCGGACTGGATGTGCTCATCAGCGAACGCGGCCGCATTGTCGTGGCCGACGCCTGTGAGATCGCCGCCCAGACGGCCCGGGCGCTCGATTACATCCATAAAAAAGGGATGGTGCACCGCGATATCAAACCGTCGAATTTGATGATCGCGCACGACGACGAAGTGGGCGCCATTGTGAAAGTGCTCGACCTGGGGCTGGCTCTCCTGGTCACCGACAACAACGAGAACCGTATCACTTCGGTGCGCGAACGGGCGATGGGAACCGCCTATTACATGCCGCCTGAGCAGTGGGAAACGACCGACGTGGACATCAGGGCGGATATCTACGCCCTGGGCTGTACGCTCTATCACATGCTGTCCGGCCGGGCTCCCTTTGAGAACTCCCAGTACAGCCAGCGCGTCGCCCATGAACGGGAGCCCGTTCCGCCGCTGCCGGAGTACGCCCAGTGCCCCGCCGAGTTATGGCAGGTCGTCCAGAAGATGCTGGCGAAGAAGCCCGACGATCGTTATCGCGATCCGGGCGAACTGCTCGCCGCCCTGGCTCCGTATCGTCGCGGTTCCAACCTGAAAGCGCTGCTCGCGGGCGGACAACAGGTGAATCTGGTCAGCAAGGTGAGTTCTTCCTCCCCTTCCAAGAGCACGATTGCCCACGATCCATCCACCATTCTTGGCTCCGCGACCTTCGCGGGACGGCGCGGATTGCTGATTGGCGCCGGCGTTGCCTCGCTCTTGTGTCTGGTGCTGTTCGGCGCGTGGATGGGCGGTTTTTTTAATGGCCTGCTGGGCGGTGGAACAACGCGCATCCCCAGCGACAAAGTGATCGACGATCCGGAATGGGGCGATCTGGCGGCCGGCGTGTTGTTGACCGACCCGGGCGCCACGGGCGACTGGTGGTTTGAGGAGTACCCCTGGTACGCCCCGCCAATCCGCTTGTATGTCATGAACAAGCTCACCGTCGAACAGTTCAAAGCAGTTAATCAGCGTTTTGAAGCGGCGGACCCCGAAGGCGCCTACCGGCTGCTGGCTAAGCATGCCGAGGATTTAAGCAACGACCCCAGCAATGACAACCTGTGGTATGTCTACCGGCGTCTGAAAGATACGCGGAACTGGCAAGTCAGCGAAACGTCGACCGCCGCCGAGGTCGCCGTCAAGTGGCGCAGTCTGGTCGATAAAATGACGTTCGGGAAGCCCTCCCTGGACGACGTGCTGGCGGATCGCAAGAGCCTTCCTCCCGAGGAATGGCACCTGCTGGGGTTGATCCTGGCGGGCTATACGCCGTTTGCGGGCGAAAAGGTCGAAGCCTATGAACGGAACACGGTTACCGCCTTTCGTAACGCCGAGGCGGGCTACACGGCCGCGATCCAGGAACAAGAAACGGTCGCCAATAAAACCTCCGGTTACGAAGCCTGGCGGGCGGAGAACCTGGGACTGCAGAACCGCTGCCTGCGGGCCGTTTGCCGCGCCGATCATGGCCAGGTCGACTTCAACCGGGGCAAGGCCCGCTACGATGAAGCGGTGAGCAATCTGGAACTGGCCCGTAACCTGAATACGGCGGATAACGCCCCTCCGGCGGGAACCAAGCGTTTCTTTGTGTGGATGAACGCGAACCTCGCAATCATGATGATCTCGACGGAGCAGCACAGCCCCAGCGAGCAGACCGAGGCTCTGGAGAAAGCGTCCTCCTTGAACCTGCAGCCGCAGGATCCGATCGCCGTGTTCCTGAAGGAATCGTACGCCCGCTACTTCTTTGCTAACGATTCGTTTGAGAAAAATGCGTTTGAGAACGCCGCTTCGTATTCCCGGGACGCCGCCGATGCGCGGCTTCTGCAGAGCTTTAACTCCGCGGGCGAAGTCGCCAGTGCGGCCGCTCTGCGGTTCTATCTGCGGGACATGCAAATCTATGCGATGACGGAACATTTTAACGGCAGAAGCCCGACGGCAGCGGACAAGGTCAAGGAACTGTTCGAAAAGTATTTCTCGGCGATCAGCCAGTCCGCTAATCTGTCGCCGGCCGAAAGGGCGGAACTGGAAGCCCAGCGACCCAACCAGCGAGGACGCTGGGCCGACATGCAGTTTTTTGGCATGGCCGAATTTCCGGAGTCCCAGACGACGATGGGTCAGGCGATCAACGACGCCAAGTCGACGTTCGATAACTCCAAGTCGCAGTACCTGGCGTTCATGCAGTTCAAAATGACACTGTTCCTGTCGCTCGGCGGTCCGACGGCCAGCCAGGAACCCGAATCCTGGCGCCAGGAGATGGAATCCCAGTACAACGAGGCGCTCCAGGCCTGGCGGACATGGACCGAGCAGCTTTCTTCTGACGATCCGGGCGAGGTCAAGCAGGCGAATGAATACCTCCGGCTGAACCGGCTGTTTTGTATGGCGGCGACAGCCTCGGTGGATCCCGCCCAGACCGACGTGCTTTTCCCAGCGATCTTCAAACAGGAACCGCCGACGCGGCTGCAGGCCCTGTTTCGCATTGCTGAATACTACTCACAAGAGTCCAACAAGGACGAACTGAAACGCGACCACCGACAAATGCTGCTCTTTATCTGCTACTACCTGCAGGGTTGTCCTGCGGTGGTCGAAACGCAGAAAACCCGGCTGGAGGGATTTATTACCAGCCTGGAAACCAACCGGCTGGGTAAATCCATCTTTGACCCCACGTACCTGCAGAACCTGAAGACTTCCGCCCAGAAGGCGGCCGAGCGAACGGGGAAAGAGGACTAA
- a CDS encoding c-type cytochrome, whose translation MLRSCGGWAALGWLLAVPLLTLSAAEPDPAQAARDSTIVQTLMRLSGFDLESRPDLKQAVARHLETVRGEDRYLEIVEKLQFRAAADDLLQLALTKPNDTQGVKAAALLFSLGEQKRLETALTDEQPQAVAAAQVLGNVGDAACVELLLPLLTAAETPAPVRVATAQALGGNRRGEQVLLEMAKEDRLPTELRFVAADLLLSSVDPATREEAGKHLQRPATADAQPLPPLSELVAARGDAGRGREIYLNKGTCAKCHVVGDQGKEVGPNLSEIGSKLSREAMYVSILDPSAGISHNYETHALITESGKVIAGIIISETDDAISIKSADAIVRTIPRAEIDEMVKQKQSLMPADLQKNLTRQDLIDVVEFLGTLRKKE comes from the coding sequence ATGTTGCGATCGTGTGGTGGATGGGCGGCCCTGGGTTGGTTGCTGGCGGTCCCGTTGTTGACCTTGTCGGCGGCGGAGCCCGATCCAGCCCAGGCGGCGCGCGACTCCACGATTGTGCAAACCCTGATGCGTTTGTCGGGCTTTGATCTGGAGAGCCGGCCCGATCTGAAACAGGCGGTGGCCCGGCATCTGGAGACCGTCCGCGGGGAAGATCGCTATCTGGAGATCGTCGAGAAGCTCCAGTTCCGGGCGGCGGCCGACGACTTGCTGCAGCTGGCGCTGACCAAGCCGAACGACACCCAGGGGGTCAAGGCGGCGGCGTTGCTGTTTTCACTGGGCGAGCAGAAGCGTTTGGAAACGGCCTTGACGGACGAGCAGCCCCAGGCGGTCGCCGCCGCCCAGGTGTTAGGGAATGTGGGGGATGCGGCCTGTGTCGAGCTGTTGTTGCCTTTGCTGACGGCGGCGGAAACGCCGGCCCCGGTGCGGGTGGCGACGGCCCAGGCGCTGGGCGGAAATCGTCGGGGTGAGCAGGTGCTGCTGGAGATGGCGAAAGAAGATCGTCTGCCGACGGAACTGCGTTTTGTCGCCGCCGATTTGCTGCTGTCATCGGTCGATCCGGCTACTCGCGAAGAAGCCGGCAAGCATCTGCAGCGACCGGCGACGGCGGACGCCCAGCCGCTGCCGCCGTTGTCGGAACTGGTCGCGGCCCGAGGCGACGCCGGTCGGGGGCGTGAGATCTATCTCAACAAAGGGACGTGCGCCAAGTGCCATGTGGTGGGCGACCAGGGAAAAGAGGTCGGCCCCAACTTGAGCGAAATCGGCTCCAAGTTGTCGCGCGAAGCGATGTACGTTTCCATTCTCGACCCTAGCGCCGGCATCAGCCACAATTATGAAACGCACGCGCTGATCACCGAATCGGGCAAGGTAATCGCCGGGATTATTATCAGCGAGACGGATGACGCGATCTCCATCAAGTCGGCCGACGCCATTGTGCGGACGATCCCCAGGGCGGAAATTGATGAAATGGTCAAGCAGAAGCAGTCGCTCATGCCGGCCGACCTGCAGAAGAATCTGACCCGGCAGGACCTGATTGACGTGGTGGAATTCCTGGGCACGTTGCGAAAGAAAGAATAA